The following coding sequences lie in one Leptospira inadai serovar Lyme str. 10 genomic window:
- a CDS encoding efflux RND transporter permease subunit, whose protein sequence is MESIIKFCVSRQITISMIWLALSLFGAIALQKIKMNLMPELKFPKVTVIVNYPNASPEEIESLITKPIADSVGTIGGLDKINSESVEGMSLITLQFSNSITVDYAIIEVRERIDLIRDFLPQDASRPIVTRFDPSQSAFQEIVFFPGKDMDEKKLRGFIQDNVKVHLEKIEGLAAVQFSGGFQKEISVEIDPDKMNAYGISLLDVRRSIVAANVNFPAGSLPVGKKDLLIRAIGEFQNAAEIGQTIAGTNTQGVPVDIASFASIKEGYKERTGIARYNGKDCIIAYLFKESGKNSVEISDKVQSELASINERFRRELKAEIVFDESKYIKEAISGVSGSLISGAILAFLVLVFLLRNVKSPLILLTVIPASLFTTLLLFYLFNISLNMMSLGGLALGIGMLFDTSNVVFSAIERNLSRGAEIKKAALNGTMEVTGSVISATLTTVIVFLPIIFLKSIVGIVFAEMALAITISLVISLIASLTIIPMLSSVLYTINMESEFLNKLIFNRSEKIYLNMLKSYENRLNHYLDHPFKLIVIIVVLFVFSIQFISVVSKEFIPHVDTGEFSIIIEAPKGSKLEATSEIVSNIESTLLKSEPVASVISRIGYEEDQLASKKKGEWGTNRATLRVLLKDRANISTTKFINEIRNKIALGEDIKIIFENSGDVLSSLITSDQSKLTLEIHGDDLKTLHEIGANLAKKISSIAGVKDVRESMEDKSIEYALSFDPIKSSSIHMTNEYMSNYLRIANHGSIVTKIKIANKNVNVRLSFRKQDVDSLEKVMRLNVKAPSGELIQIAQISKVEEKVAPTSILRSGNSRINLVMADINPVLMNSAISNAEEVVAKFPIPEGYKIQFSGEKENIEKSFSDLSFAFVLAAVLIYMLLASQFESLLYSLVMICTIPLMFIGTFPALFLFGKSLNVSSFMGIVLLLGVVVDNAALYYEYVQLLFKENIPLKKIIVDSGKIVLRPILMNNSTTILGLMPIMLELQKGTEFQSPMAVVVVIGLFASFFFSLYLIPLLFYYLLKNER, encoded by the coding sequence ATGGAATCCATTATAAAATTCTGCGTTTCCCGCCAAATCACGATTTCCATGATTTGGCTGGCTCTATCGCTGTTCGGGGCAATCGCTTTACAAAAAATTAAAATGAACTTAATGCCGGAGCTTAAGTTTCCTAAAGTTACCGTCATTGTCAATTATCCGAACGCTTCGCCGGAGGAGATAGAAAGCCTTATCACAAAACCTATCGCCGATTCTGTGGGAACTATCGGAGGATTGGACAAAATCAATTCGGAATCCGTGGAAGGAATGTCGTTAATCACTCTTCAATTTTCGAACAGCATAACAGTCGATTATGCGATCATCGAGGTCCGAGAGCGAATCGATTTAATTAGGGATTTTTTACCGCAAGATGCCAGTCGCCCGATCGTCACACGATTCGATCCTTCGCAATCGGCTTTCCAAGAGATCGTTTTTTTTCCCGGAAAAGACATGGATGAGAAGAAATTAAGAGGTTTTATACAAGACAACGTAAAAGTCCATTTAGAGAAGATCGAAGGTCTTGCGGCAGTTCAATTTTCAGGCGGGTTTCAAAAGGAAATATCCGTCGAAATCGATCCGGATAAAATGAATGCGTACGGGATCTCCCTATTAGATGTACGGAGATCCATCGTTGCTGCGAACGTAAACTTTCCGGCAGGAAGTCTTCCGGTTGGTAAAAAAGACCTTTTAATTAGAGCGATCGGAGAATTTCAGAATGCCGCCGAAATAGGGCAAACGATTGCAGGTACAAATACCCAAGGTGTACCCGTCGATATAGCCTCATTTGCAAGCATTAAAGAGGGATACAAAGAAAGAACGGGAATAGCAAGATATAACGGGAAAGATTGTATTATCGCTTACCTATTTAAGGAATCGGGGAAAAATTCGGTCGAAATTTCGGATAAGGTTCAAAGCGAACTAGCGAGCATCAACGAAAGATTTCGGAGAGAACTGAAAGCGGAGATCGTGTTCGATGAATCGAAATATATTAAAGAGGCCATCTCCGGCGTAAGCGGCTCGCTTATTTCCGGCGCTATACTGGCTTTTCTCGTCCTTGTTTTTTTACTTCGAAATGTCAAAAGTCCCTTAATTCTACTGACCGTCATACCTGCGTCTCTTTTCACAACGTTATTACTATTTTATTTATTCAATATATCGTTAAACATGATGTCGCTCGGCGGACTTGCACTCGGTATCGGAATGCTATTCGATACGAGCAACGTCGTTTTTTCGGCGATTGAAAGGAATCTTTCTCGCGGCGCAGAGATAAAGAAGGCGGCGCTGAACGGAACGATGGAAGTAACCGGATCCGTAATTTCCGCTACTTTGACGACAGTTATCGTATTCTTACCCATCATTTTCCTCAAAAGCATCGTCGGAATCGTATTCGCCGAAATGGCGTTAGCAATAACGATTTCTCTTGTCATTAGCTTAATCGCCTCCCTTACTATCATTCCGATGCTATCCTCGGTTCTTTATACGATTAATATGGAATCCGAATTTCTGAATAAATTAATCTTTAATAGATCCGAAAAAATATACTTAAACATGCTAAAGAGCTACGAAAACAGATTGAATCATTATTTGGATCATCCGTTTAAGCTTATCGTAATCATAGTCGTTTTATTCGTCTTTTCCATCCAATTCATTTCGGTAGTGTCGAAAGAATTTATTCCGCACGTTGACACGGGTGAATTTTCGATCATTATCGAGGCGCCGAAAGGATCGAAATTGGAAGCTACTTCCGAAATCGTAAGCAATATTGAATCGACTCTTCTAAAGTCGGAACCCGTAGCCAGCGTAATATCTCGGATCGGATATGAGGAGGATCAATTAGCGAGTAAAAAAAAGGGGGAATGGGGAACCAACCGAGCGACGTTGAGAGTGCTTTTAAAGGACCGAGCTAATATTTCTACGACTAAATTCATTAACGAAATTAGGAATAAAATAGCGCTAGGCGAGGATATAAAGATAATTTTCGAGAATAGCGGGGACGTTCTTTCTTCGCTTATTACTTCCGACCAGAGTAAGTTAACTTTGGAAATTCACGGGGACGATCTCAAAACTCTTCACGAGATCGGCGCTAATTTAGCGAAAAAAATTTCCTCAATCGCCGGCGTAAAGGATGTCAGGGAGAGTATGGAGGATAAATCGATCGAATACGCGTTGAGTTTCGATCCGATTAAATCGAGTAGCATTCATATGACGAATGAATATATGTCCAACTATCTCCGAATCGCAAATCACGGTTCGATAGTTACGAAAATAAAAATAGCAAACAAAAACGTAAACGTTCGCTTGAGTTTTAGAAAACAGGACGTAGATTCGCTGGAAAAAGTCATGCGGCTGAATGTAAAGGCTCCATCCGGTGAACTAATACAAATCGCTCAAATCAGCAAGGTCGAGGAAAAAGTCGCTCCCACTTCGATCTTACGTTCGGGAAACTCGCGAATCAATTTAGTAATGGCGGATATAAACCCCGTCTTGATGAATTCCGCCATTTCGAACGCGGAAGAAGTCGTCGCAAAATTTCCCATTCCGGAAGGGTACAAGATACAGTTCTCCGGAGAAAAAGAAAACATCGAGAAGTCGTTTAGCGATCTATCTTTTGCTTTTGTATTAGCGGCAGTTCTCATTTATATGCTGCTTGCAAGTCAATTCGAATCGCTGCTTTATTCGTTAGTGATGATCTGCACCATTCCGTTGATGTTTATCGGAACTTTCCCCGCGCTATTTCTTTTCGGAAAGTCCCTCAACGTAAGTTCCTTTATGGGAATAGTGTTACTCTTAGGCGTGGTGGTCGATAATGCCGCCTTGTATTACGAATACGTTCAACTTCTATTCAAGGAGAATATTCCGCTAAAAAAGATCATCGTCGATTCCGGCAAGATCGTATTAAGGCCGATCCTGATGAACAACAGCACTACGATTTTAGGTTTGATGCCTATAATGTTGGAACTTCAAAAAGGTACGGAATTTCAATCACCGATGGCGGTCGTAGTCGTGATAGGTTTGTTCGCGTCCTTCTTCTTTAGTTTATATTTAATACCGTTGCTCTTTTACTATTTGCTTAAGAACGAAAGATAA
- a CDS encoding efflux RND transporter periplasmic adaptor subunit: MAAKIILYLAVIYLLLFAAYYRLKDNPSYPVVNNIGASLFKPLFWVFRDSKMTTAGDQAGPVSVSAYRIVIKNIAPSVSSSGMIDFKDKVEIYSKLSGRIEKIFVKEGDKVSFDQKLFKIESLQYELELMKQEATMESSRSQVKLAAEKYEKAKFGIDARIREMEKSKTLFRRAKDEYEKAKKTFEGKEEIYKVGGISREEFEVARLEVGNKESAYAIAKKDLEIHSLGLSDEDIIRNGYSVPSSEKERISIIKDINTKIEKAELEVAEGVLRSHQAQVNATKILLKEVMNYSPIAGIVAKKYKSQGEVISGNSGGNQAVLTIIDISQVYAVFNISESESIHLKKDMKVDFTADVFKKENFTGKIVLISPLVDQKSHTTEVKSLIKNTDNRLKPGMFIRANVLTGEPVPTILIPAAATIPKEEDKAIVFEVRDGSCYKKEIKTGKKYDDYIQVMEGLQQDDIIVLDKLSQLRDGIPVKPILGQN; encoded by the coding sequence ATCGCGGCTAAAATTATTTTGTATTTAGCGGTGATTTACCTTCTTCTTTTCGCGGCTTATTACAGGTTAAAAGACAATCCTAGCTATCCGGTCGTAAATAACATCGGAGCTAGTCTATTTAAACCGCTCTTTTGGGTTTTTCGCGATAGTAAGATGACAACCGCCGGAGATCAGGCCGGACCGGTCTCGGTTTCCGCTTACAGAATCGTTATCAAAAATATCGCACCTTCCGTTAGCTCTTCGGGAATGATCGATTTTAAGGATAAAGTCGAGATATATTCGAAATTAAGTGGGCGCATCGAAAAAATATTTGTGAAAGAAGGGGATAAAGTCTCCTTCGATCAAAAATTATTTAAGATTGAAAGCCTCCAATATGAATTAGAGCTAATGAAGCAAGAAGCGACGATGGAATCTTCCCGTTCTCAAGTCAAGCTTGCCGCCGAAAAATACGAGAAAGCAAAGTTCGGAATAGATGCAAGAATTAGAGAAATGGAAAAGAGTAAGACTCTTTTCCGGCGAGCAAAGGACGAATATGAGAAAGCCAAAAAAACGTTCGAAGGTAAAGAAGAAATCTACAAAGTCGGAGGCATAAGCCGCGAAGAATTCGAGGTAGCAAGGCTAGAGGTCGGAAATAAAGAATCCGCATATGCAATTGCAAAAAAAGATTTAGAGATTCATTCTTTAGGTCTCAGCGACGAAGATATTATTCGAAACGGTTACTCCGTTCCTTCTTCCGAGAAGGAAAGAATTTCGATTATCAAGGACATTAATACCAAAATCGAGAAAGCGGAGTTGGAGGTTGCGGAAGGAGTTCTTAGATCGCACCAGGCTCAAGTGAATGCTACGAAAATTCTGTTAAAGGAAGTTATGAACTATTCTCCTATCGCCGGAATCGTCGCTAAAAAATATAAGAGTCAAGGAGAAGTGATTTCCGGTAATTCCGGCGGAAACCAAGCCGTCCTCACGATAATAGACATATCTCAAGTTTATGCCGTTTTCAATATCTCCGAATCGGAATCCATTCACCTAAAAAAGGACATGAAAGTCGACTTTACGGCGGACGTATTTAAGAAGGAAAATTTCACGGGAAAAATTGTCCTTATTAGCCCCTTAGTGGACCAGAAATCACATACGACTGAAGTTAAGTCTTTAATAAAGAATACGGACAATCGCCTAAAACCGGGAATGTTTATCCGTGCAAATGTTCTAACGGGAGAACCGGTTCCTACAATTTTAATACCTGCAGCTGCGACTATTCCTAAAGAAGAAGATAAAGCGATCGTATTCGAGGTCCGAGATGGCAGTTGCTATAAAAAGGAAATAAAGACGGGAAAAAAATATGACGACTATATTCAAGTCATGGAGGGATTACAGCAGGACGATATAATCGTATTAGATAAACTATCGCAGCTACGCGATGGAATACCGGTAAAACCGATTCTAGGCCAAAACTGA
- a CDS encoding lipoprotein, with translation MRFKNIKYGILSILLIVSIQSCTYFNTGSVRYAERKDKAKGVYLLGFIENRDSHFDPFSTKNLSSMLKFELLFSGYDVLVIGDYLKTIEDNVAKEKAFKKEKSTESKDNTNFLPDSAKNVAGENFWQNIELDPRNLKEQEIKNLSGTVAFDFFIQGAISMNDNRKILDKKESAIIFLEVFDKKGKIISSVNYTVEDRTFTEANLLRDVCTKIVDKLDKREEKKNWMLLSLF, from the coding sequence ATGCGATTTAAGAATATAAAATATGGAATTCTGAGTATATTGCTCATCGTTTCAATCCAGTCTTGTACCTATTTCAATACCGGCTCCGTTAGATATGCGGAAAGAAAGGACAAAGCTAAGGGAGTTTATCTATTAGGATTCATAGAAAATAGAGATTCCCATTTTGATCCGTTTAGTACGAAGAATCTGAGCAGTATGCTTAAGTTCGAACTTTTGTTTTCGGGATATGACGTTCTGGTAATCGGAGATTATTTAAAAACGATCGAAGATAATGTGGCCAAGGAAAAGGCTTTTAAAAAGGAAAAGTCGACGGAATCTAAAGATAACACGAACTTTTTACCGGATTCCGCTAAAAATGTGGCCGGTGAAAACTTCTGGCAAAATATCGAATTGGATCCCAGAAACTTAAAAGAACAGGAAATTAAAAATCTATCCGGCACGGTTGCTTTCGACTTCTTTATTCAAGGTGCGATATCGATGAACGACAATCGGAAAATCCTGGATAAAAAAGAGAGCGCTATTATCTTTTTGGAAGTCTTCGATAAAAAAGGTAAAATCATCAGCAGCGTAAATTATACCGTCGAAGATCGTACGTTTACCGAAGCGAATTTGTTACGGGACGTATGCACGAAAATAGTAGATAAGCTCGACAAACGAGAAGAAAAGAAAAATTGGATGCTGCTATCTTTATTCTAA
- a CDS encoding Ig-like domain-containing protein has protein sequence MKNSTSLYKLIFFNQSLYIMAIVIFLTSCKNLQNSLLKFDPFIGESDAPKVLFSNPVSGVQNLPSSQSFQIAFSKEMNMNACQIAFSMSPTTPGFFNNTPSVLNFLPSASLKAGTYTFSLTKSCEDNSGRDLKDPFSASVSVGSAANVGTNPTINNMYVYAGPLAACNAGTAALGDFLNSNIVTACMGNPNQNQIILNFSRAMNPQITQGAIAISPSLLGSYTWTSSSSLSIIPDYPLTAGQRYSVIVSTQAVDTSNIALAGNIAGSFFVGTNNALPGVTSITVFTGTIPTCKAGAGTLSDILSVAVTNGCLGNPGSNTLTFNFSTPMDPLSTQAAINISPAIPGTYTWSGGNTVLTLVSDSVLTYGTRYSVSISTSALSSNLVALKTPVTGSFVAGANNPSPHVQSIGVASQPGCATTLPGTGNAAGGSWTIGSCWWDDTISVLSPSSYQFRGGDDGTGTSTACADRTTDNFRLIFSNYMEPGSTLNAISLSRISPPLTTLRLSTWKWQDCQAVAPFGCRVLDLVYSEMEATCGTTTAFGTNGDFNLTNVSLSPPVSPNAPIYTIQVNSTSLDVNGKPLSPPFLFSFVSQ, from the coding sequence ATGAAAAACAGTACTTCTCTTTATAAATTAATCTTTTTTAATCAATCGCTCTATATTATGGCGATTGTTATTTTCCTGACCTCATGTAAAAATTTGCAAAATAGTCTCCTTAAATTCGATCCCTTTATCGGGGAGTCGGACGCTCCGAAGGTTTTATTCAGTAATCCGGTTTCGGGAGTGCAAAATCTTCCAAGCAGCCAATCATTTCAAATTGCGTTCAGTAAGGAAATGAATATGAACGCTTGTCAAATCGCGTTTTCTATGTCGCCGACGACGCCCGGCTTTTTTAACAATACTCCTTCGGTTTTGAACTTTCTTCCTTCCGCCTCTCTTAAAGCCGGAACTTATACGTTTTCTTTAACTAAATCGTGCGAAGATAATTCCGGACGGGATTTGAAAGATCCTTTTAGCGCTTCGGTCTCGGTCGGAAGCGCCGCAAACGTCGGAACGAATCCGACAATTAATAACATGTACGTTTATGCAGGTCCACTTGCCGCCTGTAATGCGGGAACTGCCGCCTTGGGGGATTTTTTAAATTCGAATATCGTAACTGCCTGTATGGGAAACCCGAACCAAAATCAAATTATACTGAATTTCTCGCGAGCGATGAATCCGCAAATTACGCAAGGAGCAATCGCGATTAGTCCGAGCCTGCTAGGAAGTTATACGTGGACATCCTCAAGTTCTCTTTCCATCATTCCCGACTATCCTTTAACGGCGGGACAACGATACAGTGTTATTGTAAGTACCCAAGCGGTCGACACGAGTAACATCGCTTTGGCGGGAAATATAGCGGGAAGCTTCTTTGTAGGAACGAATAACGCTCTTCCCGGAGTCACTTCGATTACCGTTTTTACCGGAACAATCCCCACATGTAAGGCAGGGGCAGGCACATTGTCCGACATTCTTTCCGTGGCGGTCACGAACGGCTGTTTGGGAAACCCCGGAAGCAATACTCTCACGTTCAATTTTTCGACTCCAATGGATCCGCTTAGTACTCAAGCAGCGATTAATATTTCACCTGCAATACCGGGAACGTACACCTGGTCGGGTGGAAATACCGTATTAACGTTAGTTTCGGATTCGGTTCTCACCTACGGAACTAGGTACAGTGTAAGCATATCGACTAGCGCGCTGAGTTCGAATTTAGTGGCTTTAAAAACCCCCGTTACCGGCAGTTTCGTGGCGGGTGCAAACAACCCGTCGCCTCATGTTCAATCGATTGGAGTTGCGAGCCAACCGGGCTGCGCGACTACCTTACCTGGAACAGGCAATGCAGCCGGTGGAAGCTGGACCATAGGTTCCTGCTGGTGGGACGATACTATTTCGGTTCTATCTCCGAGTTCCTATCAATTTAGGGGAGGCGACGACGGAACGGGAACAAGCACGGCTTGCGCTGATCGAACTACCGATAATTTTAGATTAATTTTCAGTAATTATATGGAACCGGGCAGCACTTTAAATGCGATTTCACTCAGTCGTATTTCACCTCCCCTGACAACTCTTCGACTTTCTACATGGAAATGGCAAGACTGTCAGGCTGTGGCACCATTCGGGTGTCGCGTTTTAGATTTAGTGTATTCGGAAATGGAAGCAACTTGCGGAACGACTACTGCCTTCGGAACGAATGGCGACTTCAATTTGACGAACGTTTCGTTGTCTCCTCCGGTTTCGCCGAACGCACCGATCTATACGATCCAAGTGAACAGTACGTCTTTAGACGTGAACGGAAAACCGCTATCGCCTCCGTTCCTCTTTTCTTTCGTTAGTCAATAA
- a CDS encoding TolC family protein: MVKFGRKYSFILKLVIILILFNRLNTFNIVAAPAKEDENLRITLTLEQAIMIGTTNSVILRTLEAKKEIFKMLITERWREFLPKVGVQYFGLRNINVGSADNIYNDVRLTVQQLVFDGGEASLNLETSKLNEVLNEKDFKINYAKLKLEIQKAYFKTLAAKGKVFLARKTLEKMEESYSKSQAEYKQGFIPKIQLIETASRLRQSQYSLQKYKNEYGQSLLELKQILNLDYQLQLNLEENIFTDFILSPPRLDVMTVIARAREEREDVKKSRVVIQRLKDEKTIAENYWIPKLYVGGYAGRNGDRLPLQHDIYGVNFNLTFPFGSNTVQTNGNLGVQKDGTGIQTYPGFGNQFVGPGLNGYNSSQIKFWDNLSYARKIVEGEVQLSEAILNRKSLENQIGLEVQKNADKLLESWEIIKIANSKVLLQWESLKIASTKYRVGQAKREDMLAAESEYVKSQEELTDALSAYATGCYELAFTGTIEGEINKLIQYKKGKGNSLISALLNNERIDDIFLPDDIKGKSIRGLIED, from the coding sequence ATGGTAAAATTCGGACGAAAATATTCTTTTATACTGAAACTTGTAATCATTCTGATATTATTTAATCGGTTAAACACGTTTAATATCGTAGCTGCGCCTGCCAAAGAGGATGAGAACTTAAGAATAACGTTAACTCTCGAGCAAGCCATAATGATCGGCACAACCAACAGCGTTATTTTAAGAACTCTCGAGGCCAAAAAAGAAATCTTTAAAATGCTGATCACGGAGCGCTGGCGCGAATTTCTTCCTAAGGTCGGGGTTCAGTACTTCGGCCTGAGAAACATCAATGTCGGTTCTGCGGATAATATTTATAATGACGTTCGCTTAACGGTTCAACAACTCGTTTTTGACGGAGGGGAAGCCTCTTTGAACTTGGAGACTTCCAAGTTAAACGAAGTCCTGAATGAGAAGGATTTCAAAATCAATTACGCAAAATTAAAACTAGAAATTCAAAAGGCTTATTTTAAAACGCTCGCGGCCAAGGGTAAGGTTTTTCTCGCAAGGAAAACGTTGGAAAAAATGGAAGAATCATATTCCAAATCCCAGGCCGAGTATAAGCAAGGGTTCATACCTAAAATTCAACTAATCGAAACCGCGAGCAGGCTTCGGCAGTCCCAATATTCTCTTCAGAAATATAAGAACGAATACGGACAATCGCTTTTGGAGCTGAAACAAATATTAAATTTGGATTATCAACTTCAACTTAACTTGGAAGAAAACATATTCACTGATTTTATTCTCTCGCCTCCTCGCTTGGATGTAATGACCGTAATCGCGAGAGCTAGGGAAGAACGAGAAGACGTAAAAAAGTCCCGAGTCGTAATTCAACGCCTTAAGGATGAGAAAACTATAGCGGAGAACTATTGGATACCTAAGTTATATGTGGGCGGTTATGCCGGTAGAAACGGCGATCGCCTTCCTCTGCAACACGATATTTATGGAGTAAATTTCAACTTAACCTTCCCGTTTGGTAGTAATACCGTGCAGACCAACGGGAACTTAGGCGTTCAAAAGGACGGAACGGGTATCCAAACGTATCCAGGATTCGGAAACCAATTCGTAGGACCAGGATTGAACGGATATAATTCCAGCCAGATAAAATTCTGGGATAATCTTAGCTACGCAAGAAAGATTGTGGAAGGCGAAGTTCAGTTAAGCGAAGCCATTCTAAATCGCAAAAGTTTGGAAAACCAGATCGGCCTTGAAGTGCAAAAAAACGCAGATAAGCTATTGGAATCGTGGGAAATTATTAAAATTGCAAATTCGAAGGTATTACTTCAGTGGGAATCCTTAAAAATCGCCAGCACGAAATATAGAGTGGGTCAAGCCAAACGCGAAGATATGTTGGCCGCCGAAAGCGAATATGTCAAATCTCAGGAAGAGTTAACCGACGCGCTCTCCGCCTATGCTACGGGATGTTACGAACTCGCATTTACCGGAACGATTGAAGGCGAAATAAACAAATTAATCCAATATAAAAAAGGCAAGGGGAATTCATTGATATCCGCTTTGTTAAACAACGAACGTATCGATGATATTTTTCTGCCGGACGACATAAAAGGTAAATCCATACGAGGCTTGATAGAGGATTGA
- the tnpC gene encoding IS66 family transposase encodes MSREELLAENEELKVLLHNIQKDNASLRSKISSLENLVLGYRKELYGSKSEKIDPSEILQGKLFNEIEESQNDSPGLYNGHADEKVEVHSHTRKKPGRKPIPDHIPREEIIHDIPESEKICNCGQELSRIGEETSEKLDIIPQKVFVVKHIRYKYACKHCNGDERNEAGSVIKTAPLPPQLLPQSIATPGLVAYLLTSKFVDHLPFYRMEKIFRRMGLELPRSTMCNWTKQVYEKCKPFVSILKQQLLEGSLIGIDETTLQVMKEPNRSNTTKSYMWLFRGGHPDKPVLLYLYRETRSAEFIPKFLNRYQGCIQTDAFSSYDSNFRNWKGVLHGGCFAHARRKFYSVWQSEEDRIAGYVILRLREVYAVEKEIRKQKLHSLCLFSKIQKIREEKSKPILDDLKTFLDSAYSQVLPKSPIGEAIRYTLNEWERLTIYLSHGEFYIDNNLVENGIRPFVIGRKNWLFSGSPDGAEASTFFFSIVQTAIANKKDPYAVLRTLFEGVPASHLTQDFESLFSKSMGWV; translated from the coding sequence GTGTCGAGAGAGGAACTTTTAGCGGAAAACGAAGAGCTTAAAGTATTATTGCATAATATACAGAAAGATAATGCGTCTCTTCGTTCTAAGATTAGTTCTTTGGAGAATCTCGTTCTCGGCTATCGCAAAGAATTGTATGGAAGCAAATCGGAGAAGATAGATCCGAGTGAAATCCTACAGGGAAAGTTGTTCAACGAAATAGAAGAATCGCAAAACGATTCTCCCGGATTATACAATGGACATGCGGACGAGAAAGTCGAAGTCCATTCTCATACTCGCAAAAAACCTGGTAGAAAGCCGATCCCGGATCATATACCGAGAGAGGAAATCATTCATGATATCCCTGAATCGGAGAAGATCTGTAACTGCGGGCAAGAACTTAGCCGGATCGGAGAAGAGACATCCGAGAAGCTGGATATCATTCCTCAGAAGGTATTTGTTGTAAAACACATCCGATACAAATACGCATGCAAACATTGTAATGGAGACGAAAGAAACGAAGCGGGAAGCGTAATAAAGACGGCCCCTCTTCCTCCGCAGTTACTACCGCAAAGTATTGCAACGCCGGGGCTTGTAGCGTATCTCTTAACGAGTAAATTCGTAGATCATCTTCCATTTTACAGAATGGAGAAGATATTTCGTAGAATGGGTCTGGAATTGCCCCGTTCAACGATGTGCAATTGGACAAAACAAGTGTATGAGAAGTGCAAGCCATTCGTTTCTATTTTAAAACAACAGTTACTCGAAGGATCTTTGATCGGGATAGACGAAACTACGCTTCAAGTAATGAAAGAACCGAACAGATCCAATACGACTAAGTCGTATATGTGGCTGTTTCGAGGAGGTCATCCGGATAAACCGGTATTACTTTATCTTTATAGAGAAACAAGGTCTGCGGAGTTCATCCCGAAATTCTTGAATCGATACCAGGGTTGTATTCAGACCGACGCTTTTAGTAGCTATGATTCCAATTTTAGAAATTGGAAAGGAGTGCTTCACGGAGGATGCTTCGCGCATGCGAGAAGGAAATTTTACTCGGTCTGGCAGTCGGAAGAAGATCGTATTGCAGGCTATGTCATCTTAAGACTCAGGGAAGTCTACGCGGTCGAAAAAGAAATTCGAAAACAAAAACTTCACTCTCTATGTTTATTTTCAAAGATTCAAAAAATCAGGGAAGAAAAATCAAAACCTATTTTGGATGATTTAAAAACATTCTTAGACAGCGCCTATTCTCAAGTCCTTCCAAAGAGTCCGATCGGAGAGGCAATTCGCTATACCTTAAACGAATGGGAGCGATTGACGATTTATCTTTCTCATGGAGAATTTTATATCGATAACAATCTTGTCGAAAATGGAATTCGACCCTTCGTAATCGGACGAAAGAATTGGCTATTCTCAGGCAGCCCTGACGGAGCTGAGGCCAGCACTTTCTTTTTTTCTATCGTTCAAACCGCTATCGCTAACAAAAAAGATCCCTATGCCGTCCTTCGTACTCTTTTCGAAGGGGTGCCTGCCTCCCATTTAACACAAGATTTTGAAAGTCTTTTTTCAAAATCGATGGGATGGGTTTAA
- the tnpB gene encoding IS66 family insertion sequence element accessory protein TnpB (TnpB, as the term is used for proteins encoded by IS66 family insertion elements, is considered an accessory protein, since TnpC, encoded by a neighboring gene, is a DDE family transposase.), producing MIFRDPKSLRVYVRPGRTDMRKSWNGLSIIVKREMSKDVYSEYLFLFCGKSRDRLKCLYWDGNGFCIWQKRLEKGKFPWPESEESALDLSWREVSWLLKGIDFRKEHRLMDVSGLR from the coding sequence ATGATATTTCGAGATCCGAAGAGTCTGCGAGTGTATGTCCGACCGGGAAGGACAGATATGAGGAAATCGTGGAATGGTTTGAGTATTATAGTGAAAAGAGAAATGTCGAAGGATGTGTATTCGGAATATCTGTTTTTGTTCTGTGGCAAGAGCCGAGATCGATTGAAATGTCTGTATTGGGACGGAAACGGCTTTTGCATATGGCAGAAGCGGCTCGAAAAGGGAAAGTTTCCGTGGCCTGAATCGGAGGAATCGGCGTTGGACTTAAGTTGGCGTGAAGTATCCTGGCTACTGAAGGGTATAGATTTTAGAAAAGAGCATCGATTAATGGATGTATCCGGCCTTCGATAA